TGATTTGAAATTATACTTAATAACTTCATAATTAACAGTGTTATTATTAATAGTATCATTTTCAAAATTATTTTTTTCATAGGTAACTTTAGTATTTGTATAAAAAAATATAAAAGGAAATAGTATAGCTATAAATATAATTAATAAAATATTTTTAATATCCATAATTACCTCCTAAAATGCATTCCATGGTAATTCATTTACAGGATCATCATCTACTATAGTTCCATCATATAATGAATGAGATATATTAATGGTTTCTCCATTTAAATTTACAGTACCTGTAACAGCATAATCTAAGTAATCATCAGGTATTTTAGAAATCTTAATATTATCAATCCATGCGGTATCGGAACCTTCTGAAACAGCACCATCTTTTACATAAGCAATCTTAATTTCATGTGTTCCTTCAGATAAACTGATTTCTTTAGTTGTCCAATCTACTTCACCAGAAGCTTTAAATACAACTTCTCCGTCGACATATACAAATAGGAAATCCCAACCTTCTTCACTTGATACCTTATAATCAAATACAAACTTATAACCATATGTTGCTGAATCAAGAGTAACAGTTGTTGAAATATAACTTTCTTCGTCATCATCTATATCGGGGAATGAAACAATCTTATTTCCATTATCATCTATTATTGTTGCGGCATTATCTCCAGTATCCCAATTTAAGATACCTGATTCAAAATCATCTTCAAAAATTGGTGCTGGTAATACAGGCATATTATCGCTTTCAACTTTAATATAGAATGTTGGAGTTCCTATTGATGATTTTGAAATTGTTGTAGCTTCATTAAATGTTGAATTTAATAATATTTCATTTGTATCAGCAGCAATTATTTTTAATGTGTAATTTCCAAATGCTGTAGGTGGAGTTAAACTTAATTCAAATGTAGAATCAAAAGTCACAGGTATTACTTGTACATCATCTAATTCTGACATATCTTTTATTTCAACATTTTCTAATGTTTTTGATAATTGTTCTTGAGGTCTTAAAACTATAGAATCTAATAAATCTGGTCCACCAACAATAATATCGTATGTATCAGGATCTATTTGATAGAAAGCACATTGTCCTAATGAATTAGTTCTTGCATAATAATTTGGACCTGTCTCTCTATATAGTGTAACATAAACGCCAGCTAAAGGATTTCCATATGAATCTTTAACTGAAACAACTGCCATTGCACCTTCTTCTTCAGGTAATGGTAAAGATAGTGCTTTTTGAGGATCAATAACGCCATAACCTGAATTTGTATCATAACCAGGTTTATCAATATCTTTTGCTGACATCTCAATTAATTTTCTGATTTGATATGCAGTTGCATCTGGATGTTTTTCCCATAATAATGCAGCTAAAGCAGAAACATATGGTGAAGCCATTGATGTCCCATTCCAATATGCAAATGGACCGTAAATTTCTGATACATCTTGACTATCTATAGGAATAGTAGATAATATTTGAACTCCAGGAGCTAATACAGATACGCTATCTCCTCTTGTAGAGAACTCGGCAACATTATCATTAACATCACTAGCTCCAACACCTAATATACCAGGTAAAGAATTAGGACTTCCCCAGCTTTCTTCAATATGTGTATTTCCAGTGGAAACAACTACTAAAACATTATTAGCAAGAGCATAATCAAATCCTGCTTTTAAGGTATCAGAAAATCCAGGACCTCCCCAACTATTTTGTAAAATTTTTGCCCCATTATCTACAGCCCACATAGCATTATATGCAACATATATGTCTCCTATAAAGTTTGGAGCAAATACAGGTGCAACCATAATTTTTGCTTCTGGAGCTAAACCTGCAATACCATAATTATCATCTTTTTTAGCTGCAATAATACCAGAAACATGTGTTCCATGATCACCATAAGGAACAGATGTATTTGCTGGAATATATACACCATTATAAAAATCTACACCATCAACATATTGACCATTTAAATCAGGATGTCTTGAATCTGAACCGCCATCCATAACTGCAACAACAACACCTGTACCTGTAGCAGTTTCCCAAACTTTTTTAGCATCAAATTTCTTTAAAGCCCATTGAAATTCATATAATGGATTTTTAGGATCTTCTGGAGAGGATACCGACTTTACCACAACATCATTAAAAACTTCTTTTTTTATAGGTTCAATTAATTTTCTCTTATAATTAGGTTCAATAAATTTAATACCATCGAATTGTATATTTAATAATTTTCTTAATGCTTCTTCAACAGAGTAGTTAAATCTTAAATTAGCAACTTTAAGTTTTTCAATATTGATATTAATATCAGCTTTTAAGTACTCTGCTAATTTATTTAATGATTCAATATCAGTATATCCAACATTTAATTGATTTTCAAAATAATCATATTTAAGTAAATTGTCAAGCTTTTTTTCGATTAAATTATGCTTTTCAACTGATAAAGTATTCATATTTTTATCATTTTTTACATCGAAATTAGTACAACTTATAAGAAATAAACTTATAGATAAAATTAGAATAAATAGAAATTTTTTCATATTATCCCCTCCTTACTTTGTTTCTGTTGTGAAGTCAGCATGCAAATCTGGTTCCATACCTGATGATATTCTATCAATAAACCATGATTTATCTCTATATCTAAAGTCAGCGGCTATAGATAATGCCCAACTATCATTATCTATAGTTTCTGCATAAGCAATATTAACACCCCAGTTATATGATTTTCCAGGTTCTAATTTATCATGTGGATATAATTCTAATGCTAATGAATATGGATTAAATAAATACCATTTTTTACCATAATCAGGATCTTCTGTATTTCCTGTGAATTTAATAGATACACTATTTGAATTTTCTACGGATATTATGTCTCCATAATAATTTGTAGTTTCTGAATTTTCAATAGGAATCATCAAACCATTATCAGCTTGGTTCCAGTCATATACAAAAATTCCATAATTATATGTAACTGTACCTTCACCGCTTAATGTTTTATCTGGTTTCCATCTGAATTCAACATTTCTTGAAACTCCAGTTGAATCATCTGTAGGATTTTCTAAAATAATATTAAATGTATCTAAAGGTATAACAGAACCTAATACTGTTTTTTCTGTTTCAACATTACCATATACTGAAGAAACGGCATACCAAACTTCTTTTCCAACTTCTAATTCAGATGAATAATCACTAAACAATGGTTTTAAGTAACTATTGGCATAACCTAAAATTTGATATAAAGCGCTTAAATACATTCTTTCTTTAACATAAGAGCTTGTAACATAACCTATTTTTTCATAATTTATGCCATCAAATGATCTATATACATTATATCCATCAGGTTTTTCTGTTTCAGATGTATTTGGTAATTCTGGTGGATTTATTAATGCTGCATTTAGCTTATCAATAGAGTCAAAATCGATCCAATATAAATCTATAATTAAATTACTATCTTTTGGAGCAGCATATAACCCTCTATCTATATTATTTTCGCTATAATATGAAATACCTCTTCTTCTTGTAAAGGAAATTATATTTGGTAATTCTAATTTTTCCACATTAGCAGGAACTACAATATATGGTGTGCTAGGTAATGTAGATAATGTTCTTTCTATATTTACATAATCTAATCTATATACTAAGTTTTCATTATGATCATATGTTAAAGTATGAAGTATATTTAAACCATTTTGAACACTATCAATATTGATATTGAAAATACTTTCCGTAGATTCTACTGTTAATCCTCTTTCAACTCTATTGAAATCAAATTTAGGTGTATATGTTATATAATGATGGTTATCATTTTCTGTAACTATAACCTCAGCAACAAAATTTTCCGAAATTTTATCATTATAATTAATTGGAGTTCCGTCGCTTGTATAAAAATTAACAACAACATCATTTAATTCTTGGTTTAAATCTGTATTAATGACAGCAGTTCTGTTGAATGCTGTTATTGGTTTTCCAAAAAATAATTCAGGTTTAACATTTACTATTTTTGTAATAGCATTTCCTTCTTTTGTTATTTTAATATCAATTGGCTCTGGAATATTTGGATAATTAAAATCGACATATCCATTTTCATCTGACATTAATTCTCCAATTTTTTCATTATTATTAAAGAATTCTACTTTTGCATTTTCAACAACCCCACCAGAGAAATATTGCAAAATATTTAATTCTAAACCTTTTGTCCAAAATTCAAATATTTTACTTTCAACTGTTTTGCTTTCATCTTTTGCAACAACTTTCCAATAATATCTTTTGTTATACTCAGTATTCACATCATATGATGTTTTTGTAGTATCTGATAATATCTTTTGCAAAGAATCCTTATTTTCACCAAAATAAAGATCAAATTTTATAGCTTGGTTTTCTGGATCAATAGCGTTCCAGCTTAAAGTCACAGTACCACTTAAATGTTTTTGACCATCAATTGGGAAAAATTCGTTTTCTACGACAGATGGTTCTTTGTTGAACATTACACAGGAATTAAGAAAAATAGTAGTTACAAATAGTATCAAAGTAAAAAATACCAGTTTTTTCATCCAACTACCCCCTTTTATAAAATATGTAATTTTAACGTAATATTATACAGCTAAAATAAACAAAAATCAAGTTACGAAAAGGTAAATCTAAATATAAAATAAAATATATTATAATATAAGAATAAGAATAAGTTCTTAAAAAACATTATTTATAGAAATAAAAAACACTATATTAACCTATTAAAAATAAACTTTTAATTTAATAATTTTTACCGTGTAAAATTATACTATTATTTTTAATGAAATTCAAGTAAATAACATATAAAAAAATAGAGCGCTAAACACTCTATTCAAATAGTTGCATAATATCTTCTTTTGATAGATTTTTTAATAATGATTTTTCTGTAGTTATAGCTAAATTGTATAAATCATTTTTTGAATTTTTTAATTTTAATATTTTCTCTTCAATGGAATTCTTTGTAATAAACTTATAAACGAAAACGGGTTTTGTTTGCCCCATTCTATGTACTCTATCTGTTGCTTGATTTTCTACAGCTGGATTCCACCAAGGGTCATAATGAATTACATAATCAGCACCTGTAATATTTAATCCAGTTCCACCAGCTTTTAAACTAATAAGAAGTATTTTTGTATCATTATTTTCATTAAATTCATTAACAATTTCAAGCCTATTTTTCGTTTCTCCTATAATTTTTAAATATTTTATTTTTTCGTGATTTAACCAATCTTCCATTATATTTATCATTTTTACAAACTGAGAAAAAACTACAATCTTATGATCTTCATTTAATACTTCTAAAACGAATTTTTTGAATTCATTAAATTTTGAAGATTCTATATTTACACCTAATAATTTTGGATGGTTTACTATTTGCCTTAATCTTAATAAACCTTCCAAAACACTAAAGTTTATAATTCCTTGTGACATTGCAATTTTTTGCTTATACTCATTTAATAATTGATGATATATTTTCAATTGATGTTGTGTCATTTCATTATATATATATTCTTCTGTTTTAGGAGGTAATTCCTTTAATACATTTTCTTTTTTTCTTCTAAGTATAAAAGGATTTATTTTTTTCTGTAGTTTTTTAATACTTTCCTTATTATCATAATTATATTTTCTAGCAAATTCTTTTCTTTTTCCTAAAAAACCTGGCATTAAAAATTCAAAAATGTTGTATAAGTCATCTAAAGAATTTTCTAAAGGAGTTCCAGTTAGTGCCAGCTTATGAGGTGCTTTTAATTTTTTTATAGCTGAATATAATTTTGTTTCATGATTTTTTATGTACTGAGCTTCATCAAGAATAATATAGTATAAATCTTTAAAATTATCAATATAATTTCTAATTGTTCCATATGTTGTTAAAATAACATCGACATCATCAGGGATATCCTTTTGATTATGGTGATAAATATAATATTTTAAATTAGAGGTGAACTTTTCTATTTCATATGCCCAATTATATACTACAGATCTAGGTGTAATAATTAAAAACTTTCTATTTTTTTCCTTTAATGATAATATTAATGATATTGTTTGTACTGTTTTACCAAGTCCCATATCATCAGCTAAAATACCATTAAAATTAAACTCATGCAAATATCTTAAAAAATAATAACCTTGAATTTGATAATCTCTCATAGGCATTTTTAATTCGGGTACTTCATATTCTTTGATTTTTTCAAAGTTTTTAATATTTTCGATAAAAGATTTGGTTTTTTCATCTAATGATTCTAATTCTAAATTAGGATTATTCAAAAAGGAATATATATTATAACTTTCAATTTCTATCTTATCCTTTTTAAACTTTAAATCTTCTAATTTTTCTAATATCTTTTCTGGTATTTTAATAATTGTATCATCTTTTAAGACTATAAAATTATCCTTTCTATTTCTCAAAACATTAATATCTATTTTCTTATTATCCTTTAATGTAATTTCACCTTCAACATCAAACCAATTAGTTCTTAAGTTTAACTTCATGTTTATACTTTCAATTTCTTTCCATTTAATATTTTTATTCATTTTAATTATTATATTCTTATCTAATAATTTTATTTTGTGATTAATAAATTCAAAGAATGATTCAATATCTAAAACACATTTACCTCTTTCATCTAATTCAACACCAACATTCTTTAATGAATCAATTAATCTATTTTCTTCTTCGATATTTCTATGTATATAATCATTATATAATTCAACTTCTTTTCCGTATAGGAATTTCCCTTTTAAATGAAATTGATTGTCTACAAAATTAATGTATAGATTTAGTTTAGGAATGAAAATCTCCTTTTCAATACCTAAACTCTTATCAATACCAATTTCAAAACCATATCTTTCATATTTAATAATGTTCTTTTTTATATACTCTTCTAATTCTTCTTTTGAATCGTATGAATAGGTCATTTTAATATCATTATAATATGGTAATTTAATATTTGTTTTTATATCCAATATCGATAATGTATTTCCATCAAAATATGCATAATCATCTTTAGATGAAACGATATTTTTACTATCGATTTTTGGTAATAGTTCTATAGAAATAGAGTTTTCATTTTTAGATAAGTATATTTTAAATTTAATATCATCATTCCATATTAATTCTTTTCCATTTTCAAATAATATCTTATCGCTTTTTATTTTTTTAAGTTTTTCAAAACTGGATAAGGTTAAAATATAATATGGTTTAGTATTTGTCTCAAGTGGAATAATTAAATTTTTTATATCATTTTCATCTTCAGGGATCTTTGTTTTTAAAAATTTAGTTATTTCTTCGTATGAGTCTATGTCTTTTCTTAATACTAATCTACGCGATTTTTTTGCTAATCTTACAATAGTATGATTATTCCTTGGAGCAATTATATAATATGTATCCCCATAATCTTTAATTCCTAGATATTCATCAAATGATCTTTTAATATTATATGATTTGCTTTCGTCTTTTTTTAAATACTTTTCTATTTCATACATTAAAGCAATGGTATGTTTACAAACTTTTTTTTCCTTTGAATATTCGCATGGACAAGAATATTTAATGTCTAAAGTATCGGTATTTAAAATTATTAGAGGTCTATAATTATTCCCATTTTCTTTTACAATAGCTGTAAAGGTTAAATATGGAACATTACCATAACTTGCAAACTCTGTGGTTTTTCTTTTTAACTTTTTCCCTTCTTCTAAGGCAAGAGGAAAAGCAGAATTTCTAATTTCCTCTAATCTTTTTAAAATATTAAATAAATTTGGGATCATATAAACACCTCTTTGAAAATATGACTTTTTTTGTTATAATTAATATATATACAAAATTTATATATTAGGAGGTTGATATGGATACTTTTACAATAACAGTTCAACCTACAATAGGATATTTAGGAGCATTTTTTGGGGGTATTGTATCTTTTTTTAGTCCATGTGTATTACCGCTAGTTCCATTATTTTTTGGTATATTAATGACAGATTTAAACAATACAGCGTTGACTATTAAAAGAGGATTAGCTTTTTTTCTAGGACTAAGTATATTTTTTTCTATATTAGGAGCATTTGCTGGTACATTGGGTAGTATTCTTTCTAAATACCAAGATATATTTAATATTATAGCAGGAATTGTTATTATTTTACTTGGTATATATTATATTTTTGGTAAAGAAATGTTCAAAGGAGTAAAGATTAATCTAAATAAGTATAAAAACACATCATTTTTTAGTGCGTTTATTATAGGTATTTTAATATCTTTTATCTGGGTTCCATGTTCTGGACCAGTTTTAGCGGCAGTATTAACCTATGCTTCAACTACTAGTAGTCCATTTTTAGGTGGTTTAATGTTATTTGTATATTCACTTGGAATATCAATACCCTTTTTATTTTTTAGTGGTTTAATTAGTAAAATATTTTCAAAAGTTTCATTTGGAACACCAAAATGGGAAAAATACATGAAATTATTTGGAGGTATATTATTAATATCAATGGGATTATTAATAATCTTTGGATTATTTAATACATTACAAGGAGTGTGAGAATATGTATAAGAAATTATTAGTAATGTTTTTAATGGCTATATCAATTATATCATTTTCAAATTTAAATACATTTGTTGTTAATGATTTTGATGCTGCATTAAAAATAGGTGAAATTACAGGTAAAGATGTTATAGTTATGTTTTCATCAGAAAGTTGTTATTATTGTAAGAAATTTAAAGAAGAAACTTTAATTGATAGTGAAATTCAAAAATGGTTAAAAACAGAATTTGTATTTGCTGAAATATATGCAAATAAGAATAAGAATGCAACATATATGGGAAAAACAATGAATTATTTAGAATTATTTGGAGCATTTGGAGTAAGGGGAACACCAACATTTTTCTTTTTTAATAGTAAAGGAGAAGCATTGTCTCAATTACCAGGTTATGTACCTAAAGATGTATTTTTATCTATCTTGAAATTTTTCAAATATTTTAGAAAAGAAAAAATATCATTCCAAGAATTCCAAGAAAAAAATATAGATGTAAATATAGACAGAAAGGTTTTAAATCTTAGTAAGGAAGATATAGAATTTCTTTTAAAAAATGATCCAAATACAAAATTATATGATAATAAATTAGATGAGTATACTAATATAGTATTAGAAGAGAAAAATGAAGAATTAGAAAGTAAATATTATGTTGTAATATATGAAAAGAAATAATAATAAAAAATTGTATTTTATGAATTATTATGGTATAATATAAGTATCTTCTAATAAGGAAGGTTATAATATGAATAAATTAAAAATAATAAAATTAAAATACACAGAAAAAGCCCTGTAAAGGGGCTTTTTTACTTTGTTGGAGGTGAAGATATGGAAAGGGTTGCTATTGTAGGAGCTCAGTGGGGAGATGAAGGTAAAGGTAAAGTGGTAAATTATTTTTCAAAAAATTATGAATGGATAGTTAGGTTTTCTGGTGGAGCAAATGCTGGACATACTATATATTACAAAGGAAAAAAATATGTAAATCATCTTTTGCCATCAATAATACCAGAAGGAGAGTCAAAAGCATTTTTAGGTGCTGGTATGGTTATTGATATTGAACAATTAATAAAAGAAATAGAAGTATTAGAAAATGACTTTCCAGGTGTTTCATCTAAAATATATATAGATTTAGAAGCCTTTTTAGTGTTACCATATCACAAGGAAGAAGATGGAATATTAGAAGAGCTAAGAAAGAATCCTATTGGTACAACAAGAAGGGGTATTGGACCATCATATACAGATAAAGTATCAAGAGAAGGGTTTAAAATTTATCATCTTTTTGATGAAAAATTATTAAAAGAAAGATTAGAAGAGGTTATATTTTTAAAGAAAAATATATATGGAAACAGATTTAATTTTGATCCAGACAAAATATTTAATTATTTAATGGAACAAAAAAACAAATTAGAAAAAATGAATGTAAAATTCACATCTGCTATTGATATGGCAAATGTATTTAGAAATACTTCTGTATTATTTGAAGGGGCACAAGGCGTATTGTTAGATTTAGATTTTGGTACATATCCTTTTGTTACTTCTGGAGCTACAATGGCTCATGGTGTATCATCTGTTGGGTTTTCAACATTTGAATTAAATGAAGTACTAGGTGTATTAAAAGCCTATACAACAAGAGTCGGAGAAGGTCCATTTCCAACAGAAGAATTTGGAGAAATTGGAGAAACAATTAGAAAAAAAGGTAATGAATTTGGAGCAACTACAGGAAGACCAAGAAGAGTGGGGTGGTTAGATTTACCTGCATTAAGATATGCGAAATTAAGATCGGGATTAACTAAATTAGTAATAACAAAAGCAGATGTTTTAGATGGATTAGATGAAATAAAAGTATGTGTGGCATATGATGTAAATGGAGAAATAAAAGAAATCCCAACATCATCGTATGATTTCTTTGTGGGAAAACCTATATATGAAACATTAAAAGGATGGCCAAACACAAATCATGTTAATTTCTTAAAATATATGGCGTTCATAGAAGAAAAAACAGGAATTGAAATTTCACACATTTCATATGGGCCAAAAACAGAAGAAATGTGTACAAAGAATGATTTAATATTTAATATGTAGTTTATTTTAATATTATTTTATTTTGCCTCAGAAATTGTATTCTGAGGCATTTATTTATTTCTTATATATACTTAAAGTTATTGTAACAAAAAAGAGTTATCATATTAGCAGTCAAGGCATTCAATTGCTAAAAACTATAAAAATAGAATTTAATTTTTGAACTTTTTGAAATTTTGTTAGTCTAATTAAACGAAGAAAGATCTTTCTTTATTTTTTTAACATGAACTTAGCAAATAAATATTACGATTGCTAAAAATTAAAATTAAAATAAATGTATTAGGAGGTGTTTGAAATGATGAATCCAAAGAATTTTACTGAAAAAGCTCTGGAAATAATTGAAAATGCTAGAGCTATTGCTAATGGATATGGCACAAATGTAGTAACTCCAGAGCATGTAACCTTGGCAATATTGGATAGTGATGATGAATATGTAAAAAGATTATTTGAAACGATTAATGTTGAGGCTATACGTGAAAACATTGAAAGGGAAATAGAAGAAAATGTTCAATATTCATTTGGTGGGGTAAGAGATAATAGAATATATATTTCCCCAACATTAGAAAGAATTTTTGAAATAGCTAAATCTGAAGCAAAAAAAACAAAACATAAGCTAATAACCACATTGCATTTGTTATTAGCAATAATGCAAGAAGGCACATCTTATTCTGCAAAATTATTTTCAAAATATGGATTAACAACAACAGAAATATATGAAGAATTAAAGAACATAAAGGTTACTAAAGAAGGTAGTGAAGAAAATGTTCAAGATGTATTAGAACAATTTACTATTGATTTAACAAAAATGGCAGAAGAAAAGAAATTAATGCCAGTTATAGGAAGAGATTTAGAAATACAAAGAACTATAGAAATATTAAGTAGAAAAACCAAAAACAACCCAGTATTAGTAGGAGATCCTGGTGTTGGTAAAACGGCTATTGTAGAAGGTTTAGCTCAAAGAATAATAACAGGTGCTGTACCAGATGCATTAATAGACAAAAAAATATTACAATTAGATATGGGAAGATTATTAGCTGGTGCTAAGTATAGGGGAGAATTTGAAGAAAGATTAAAAAATGTTATTGATGAAGTAAAAAAACAAGGTGATAAGATAATATTATTCATAGATGAATTACATACAATAATAGGAGCTGGT
This genomic window from Marinitoga litoralis contains:
- a CDS encoding cytochrome c biogenesis CcdA family protein: MDTFTITVQPTIGYLGAFFGGIVSFFSPCVLPLVPLFFGILMTDLNNTALTIKRGLAFFLGLSIFFSILGAFAGTLGSILSKYQDIFNIIAGIVIILLGIYYIFGKEMFKGVKINLNKYKNTSFFSAFIIGILISFIWVPCSGPVLAAVLTYASTTSSPFLGGLMLFVYSLGISIPFLFFSGLISKIFSKVSFGTPKWEKYMKLFGGILLISMGLLIIFGLFNTLQGV
- a CDS encoding S8 family serine peptidase, which produces MKKFLFILILSISLFLISCTNFDVKNDKNMNTLSVEKHNLIEKKLDNLLKYDYFENQLNVGYTDIESLNKLAEYLKADININIEKLKVANLRFNYSVEEALRKLLNIQFDGIKFIEPNYKRKLIEPIKKEVFNDVVVKSVSSPEDPKNPLYEFQWALKKFDAKKVWETATGTGVVVAVMDGGSDSRHPDLNGQYVDGVDFYNGVYIPANTSVPYGDHGTHVSGIIAAKKDDNYGIAGLAPEAKIMVAPVFAPNFIGDIYVAYNAMWAVDNGAKILQNSWGGPGFSDTLKAGFDYALANNVLVVVSTGNTHIEESWGSPNSLPGILGVGASDVNDNVAEFSTRGDSVSVLAPGVQILSTIPIDSQDVSEIYGPFAYWNGTSMASPYVSALAALLWEKHPDATAYQIRKLIEMSAKDIDKPGYDTNSGYGVIDPQKALSLPLPEEEGAMAVVSVKDSYGNPLAGVYVTLYRETGPNYYARTNSLGQCAFYQIDPDTYDIIVGGPDLLDSIVLRPQEQLSKTLENVEIKDMSELDDVQVIPVTFDSTFELSLTPPTAFGNYTLKIIAADTNEILLNSTFNEATTISKSSIGTPTFYIKVESDNMPVLPAPIFEDDFESGILNWDTGDNAATIIDDNGNKIVSFPDIDDDEESYISTTVTLDSATYGYKFVFDYKVSSEEGWDFLFVYVDGEVVFKASGEVDWTTKEISLSEGTHEIKIAYVKDGAVSEGSDTAWIDNIKISKIPDDYLDYAVTGTVNLNGETINISHSLYDGTIVDDDPVNELPWNAF
- a CDS encoding thioredoxin family protein, with product MYKKLLVMFLMAISIISFSNLNTFVVNDFDAALKIGEITGKDVIVMFSSESCYYCKKFKEETLIDSEIQKWLKTEFVFAEIYANKNKNATYMGKTMNYLELFGAFGVRGTPTFFFFNSKGEALSQLPGYVPKDVFLSILKFFKYFRKEKISFQEFQEKNIDVNIDRKVLNLSKEDIEFLLKNDPNTKLYDNKLDEYTNIVLEEKNEELESKYYVVIYEKK
- a CDS encoding adenylosuccinate synthase → MERVAIVGAQWGDEGKGKVVNYFSKNYEWIVRFSGGANAGHTIYYKGKKYVNHLLPSIIPEGESKAFLGAGMVIDIEQLIKEIEVLENDFPGVSSKIYIDLEAFLVLPYHKEEDGILEELRKNPIGTTRRGIGPSYTDKVSREGFKIYHLFDEKLLKERLEEVIFLKKNIYGNRFNFDPDKIFNYLMEQKNKLEKMNVKFTSAIDMANVFRNTSVLFEGAQGVLLDLDFGTYPFVTSGATMAHGVSSVGFSTFELNEVLGVLKAYTTRVGEGPFPTEEFGEIGETIRKKGNEFGATTGRPRRVGWLDLPALRYAKLRSGLTKLVITKADVLDGLDEIKVCVAYDVNGEIKEIPTSSYDFFVGKPIYETLKGWPNTNHVNFLKYMAFIEEKTGIEISHISYGPKTEEMCTKNDLIFNM
- a CDS encoding DEAD/DEAH box helicase — protein: MIPNLFNILKRLEEIRNSAFPLALEEGKKLKRKTTEFASYGNVPYLTFTAIVKENGNNYRPLIILNTDTLDIKYSCPCEYSKEKKVCKHTIALMYEIEKYLKKDESKSYNIKRSFDEYLGIKDYGDTYYIIAPRNNHTIVRLAKKSRRLVLRKDIDSYEEITKFLKTKIPEDENDIKNLIIPLETNTKPYYILTLSSFEKLKKIKSDKILFENGKELIWNDDIKFKIYLSKNENSISIELLPKIDSKNIVSSKDDYAYFDGNTLSILDIKTNIKLPYYNDIKMTYSYDSKEELEEYIKKNIIKYERYGFEIGIDKSLGIEKEIFIPKLNLYINFVDNQFHLKGKFLYGKEVELYNDYIHRNIEEENRLIDSLKNVGVELDERGKCVLDIESFFEFINHKIKLLDKNIIIKMNKNIKWKEIESINMKLNLRTNWFDVEGEITLKDNKKIDINVLRNRKDNFIVLKDDTIIKIPEKILEKLEDLKFKKDKIEIESYNIYSFLNNPNLELESLDEKTKSFIENIKNFEKIKEYEVPELKMPMRDYQIQGYYFLRYLHEFNFNGILADDMGLGKTVQTISLILSLKEKNRKFLIITPRSVVYNWAYEIEKFTSNLKYYIYHHNQKDIPDDVDVILTTYGTIRNYIDNFKDLYYIILDEAQYIKNHETKLYSAIKKLKAPHKLALTGTPLENSLDDLYNIFEFLMPGFLGKRKEFARKYNYDNKESIKKLQKKINPFILRRKKENVLKELPPKTEEYIYNEMTQHQLKIYHQLLNEYKQKIAMSQGIINFSVLEGLLRLRQIVNHPKLLGVNIESSKFNEFKKFVLEVLNEDHKIVVFSQFVKMINIMEDWLNHEKIKYLKIIGETKNRLEIVNEFNENNDTKILLISLKAGGTGLNITGADYVIHYDPWWNPAVENQATDRVHRMGQTKPVFVYKFITKNSIEEKILKLKNSKNDLYNLAITTEKSLLKNLSKEDIMQLFE